The following nucleotide sequence is from Paroedura picta isolate Pp20150507F chromosome 1, Ppicta_v3.0, whole genome shotgun sequence.
tgcgcaacattgtacaagaggtagcaactaaaactatcccaaagaaaaagaaatgcaagaaatcaaaatggctgtctgaggaagctttacaaatagctaaggagagaagggaagtgaaaggcaagggagaaagagaaagatacacccaactgaatgcagaattccagagaaaagctagaagagataagaatgccttcttaaatgaacagtacgaacaaatagaagaaaacaatagaatggggaggaccagagatcttttcaagaaaattagagatatgaagagaacgtttcatgcaaagatgggtatgataagggaccaaaatggtagggacctcacagaagcagaagagattaaaacaaggtggcaaaattatacagaagaactatacaagagagagcttaacatccctgataaccgcaatggggtagttactgacctggagccagacatcctagaatatgaggtcaaatgggccttagaaagtttgagcaacaataaagcttgtggtggtgacagcattccagttgaactattcaaaatcataaaagacgatgcagtaaaagtgctacactcaacatgccagcaaatttggaaaactcaacaatggccacaggattagaaaaggtcagtttacattccaatcccaaagggcaatgccaaagaatgttcaaagtaccgcaccattgcactaatttctcatgcgagcaaagttatgctcaaaattttacaagctaggctccagcaatatgtggaccgagaacttccagaagtacaggcaggatttcgaagaggcagaggaactagagatcaaattgccaacatacgctggatcatggagaaagctagggagttccagaagaagatctacttctgcttcattgactatgctaaagcctttgattgtgtggagcacaacaaattgtggcaagttcttaaagagatgggaatatcttatttgtctcttgagaaacttatacgcaggtcaagaagcaacagcgagaactgaacatggaatcactgattggttcaaaattgagaaaggagttcagcaaggctgtataatgtcgccttgcctatttaacttgtatgcggagcacatcatgagaaaggcgggattagaggagtcacaaattgggatcaagattgcagggagaaatatcaacaacctcagatatgcagatgataccactctaatggcagaaagtgaagaggaactaaagagcctgttgatgcgggtgaaggaggagagtgcaaaagttggcttgaaactcaacatcaagaaaacgaagatcatagcattcggccctctgaattcctggcaaatagatggggaagaaatggagatagtgacagattttattttcctgggctccaagatcactgcagatggggactgcagcaaagaaattaaaagacgcttgctcctggggaggaaagctatggcaaatctagacagcatcctaaaagaagaagaagaagaagaagagttggttcttatatattaaaaagcagagagatcaccctgccaacaaatgtgcgtttagtcaaggctatggtcttcccagttgcaatgtatggctgtgaaacttggaccataaggaaggctgagcgtcaaagaattgaggcttttgaattctggtgctggagaagactcttgcgagtcccttggactgcaaggtgaacaaaccggtcagtcctagaggagatcagccctgcctgctccctagaaggccagatcctgaagatgaaactcaaatagtttggccacctcatgagaaggaaggactccctggagaagagcctaatgctgggagcgatcgagggcaaaagaaggggacgacagagaatgaggtggctggatggagtcactgaagcagtaggtgcaaacttaaatggactccggggaatggtagaggacaggaaggcctggaggatcattgtccatggggtcgcgatgggtcggacacgacttcgcacctaacaacagcaacattttaaatataGTCAAAATGTAAAACATTCTCTGGAATTGTTACAGATACTAGTTCTGAAGCCTAAttttacataaaggtaaaggtatcctctgtgcaagcactgggtcatgtctgacccttggggtgacaccctccagcgttttcatggcagactcagtacagggtggtttgccagtgccttccccagtcattaccgtttaccccccagcaagctgggtactcattttaccgacctcggaaggatggaaggctgagtcaaccttgagccagctgctgggattgaactcccagcctcatggtcagagcttcagacaggatGTTCActgcattaccaccctgcgccacaagaggctcataattttACAAAGTGAAGTATGAATAAAGAGACAATATGCACTGCACTACTTGAGGCTGCAGGTGGTCATGGAAAAAGTTCCTGCAAATATAAAATTGGTACAATGAACAAAGAGAGGTAGTGGTGGGTGGAAACTCTGCTCTCTATGCTAGTTTTCCATTTTTTATGGGATGGAAATTTAATGCTGAAGTCCATCTCAGCCTAAAGTGGATCGTTCATTCAGTCTCCCTTTCTTGTCAAGATTTGCCTGCTCCATTTTTCTGCATGTATGAACCAAGCCTAAACTGCACATAATGTACAACCTTGCTTTATTGCACAAGAACAGCCATTCATTTATGGACTCAAGGCAGGGGCATTTTGTGATGTCAGAAAATAattgtttattttgtttcatagaatcatagagttggaaggggccatacaggccatctagtccaaccccctgcaggatcagccctaagcatcctaaagcacccaagaaaagtgtgtatccaacctttgcttgaagactgccaggtttCAGTTGACCAATGTGTCAGAACTGACTTACAGAATTTGACTTGTGACTTGCAGTACGTCACAATATGTAGGCCTGGAAATATTTTTGTGGACTTAGTTGCAAGGAGGTGCAAAATACATTGCCCACCATGAACAGCTGCATTGCAGatgtgcaaacaaacaaacaggctaCTTACTTTCTGCATATCTAATTGGTGGCAGGCTTTCTGACTTTTCTCCAGGTCCCGTTTCACTTGCATTTCTTCCTGTTTGGTCTTCATTCTCATTCTGTTGATTTTAAGAGGCAGTTAACACACATCACATGGGAAAAAAACTTAACTGTGATCAATATTAATGGAGAAATTGCATACAGAGCTCAGGAACAGTGAATGCAGCCAACTTAGTAATGCTGTGTGTGGCCCATTATacacagagtggaaggtctgcattcggggtggaatggcagcggctaaaatcaccaattatgcacgctgcaggcggcaaccgggcgcagagtcaacgtatgctgccgaaaaagccacgtcagcgagatgcggaagtggagcttcccgggaccagggcgcaaccagaagcggctccggagtagccgcgtgcataatcttcctcttccgcgttctccatgccgccgtttcagcggccatgcgtAACAGGCCTGTACAAAGAGGTGGCCTGCTAGGATGACATTTCTGATACCTATTTATAGAGTTTTCTTCCACAGATAGACAACTACTTTCTGTGAATAGAGAGAGAAGCTTCTCGGTTTCTTAAAATGCAGTTCTGTCTTTACTCAGTAAAACCAACATTTAAGGGTTTTTTTCTAACCACCATGCTTATACCTGATCCTAAAACAACAGGCTCATACAATGGAGATAACAGCAAAAAACaatttgtgtgtgcatatgtaaATAATAACACAATGAGTTGTTAATCAAATTATAAATCCCATTTATTATCCAATCCTTGGGAAACCAGAGGAAAATTTCTCAATAATGTatgctgaacaggattctggTATAAACAAAAACTGTTTCATAACTTTCTTCAGTAGCATTAGCAAGTATCAGGACATAGCTCTCAGTGGAATCTGGTTCACATTGGCTTGTGTCTTGACATATGCTAATGGTACTGAAGAAAgttatgaaacaggctttgtttgtaccagaatcctgttcagcatgtATTATTGAGGAATTTTCCTTTGGCTTCCCAAGGATTGGATAATAAACAGGACTTATTATTTGATAAACAATTTATTGCATtattatttatacacacacacagaaactgttatttttttttgctgtgtatACCTGATCCTAAACATCAGAAATAATTCCATGTAGGATTGCAGCCTTGAACTGTCAGAACTGATCCATGTCATAATCAACATCCTATATTTGTTTAATTACAGAACATTACTCTCTAGTTTAATCACCCTGCTTCCCAATGAATCCATGAAACAACATGTGCATTAAAaacttatttctttaaaacaatcATGGGAATGGTGCTTGTTTGCATATTACTTGAAAAGGTCAGCCGTCTGTATTTCTGCTTGTTTTTGTATATGAAGTTTTTTCCTGTAATTTTCCATCTTCTCTTCAGCTTTCCGTTTTTTCAGTTCTTCATGGCCGAGCCCACTTCTTCCTGTTGGAAGTGCAAAATGAACAGGTTAACATGCTAAGAGACAtcacattcatatatatatatttttaagtgaacgAGGTAGTAGACTTCTCACATACCTTTGTTCATGTTCAAAGGAATAGGCTCAATAATCCCTTCTCCTGCAGAAAATTAGAGCAGCCAGTTAAACATGAAACAGACTTCTAGATCTACTTCTTCCAACAAACTCAGAATTGTTCACTTTGGATTACTTCGTTTTATTTCTAGAATAAGCCTATGACAGATCAAGGGCTAATAATAGACCAAGGCTATTTAATGAGCACCATGGCTGAACAGGAATTTAAACCATGGTCTTTCATTAACTCACTTCATTCCAGACTTTCTCTATCACTGATGTAACATTAAATAACTTTTCAACAGTTTACATGATTTCGCTTCTGATTCTGAATGAAAAGATGGTAGATTGATCGATCTAGGGTTCAtcaggaaagggactgagaatagaACTGAATGTACAGTGATGCCCTTACACAAGACTCTAATGTAGCCACATTTATGATATTATTTACAATGCTGGTTGCTGCCTTTCATATAGTATATTGAAGGGCTGGAATAAAAATTCAGAAAACAGCAGCCAAAATGATAATAGGGTTGCAGTTCCTGCTTTATGATGTGAAGGATGATATAACTGCCTATAAAATGATGCATATGCTGGGGAGCAGTCAGCAGCCCATGAGCACTGCATCTGAGTGGTTGACTGGCATCTGACTGGCCAATGTTGgaaacaggatggtggactagatggaccagccATGTGATCTAGCATGACTGCTCTTATGGTATGTCTGCTATATATGTTCAAGCTTGCTCTTTAACTAGGGTTCAGATGCATGCTCCCCCCATCCCATTCAAAGGGTCGGGTTGGATTTTCATTATTCTAGCAGCTGTACCAATGTTAGGAAGCTGGTCTTGTGCAAACATAACCTGTACACTGAAGTTtttagaagcaaaaaaaaaaaaaaattcttgcagaAAGTCACATTTTGAAAGTAGATGACGAACTCACCACTCTTGCCTAGAGGCTGACCACTTTTGTACCCCATCTTTCGAAGCATAGCAAAACCTTTATTCTCGTTTCCCAAAGCAATGTTTAAAGCTGTATCACGTTGCTCTTGTTCCTGTTCTTTTATACTCTTTTGCCTGTTTTTTTGGTTGacctctttttgtttttcttcttttttaaaagtttcttttacGCGCCTCAGCATGGGCATTCCTGGTCTGATGTCCTGACTAAACAAGAACAGCAGTTAAATGAAATAGCGATTTCTCTCTATATAAGGCAAGACCCATTTCAGTGAACCAAGGAAAAATCTAAGAGAGCAATCCAAAGTAAATGCATGCAGAAATCTGATTTTTTGATTGGAGCTCATTTCATGAAAAATGTTTTTAGGACTAAACTGTTAAACATTGATTtgtagtgccatcctaagcagagctgcacccttctaagttcactgaagtcaatgggcttagaaggatacaTAGCTCTTCCTAGGATGACACCGGTAAAGAAATCCTGCAAAACGACATACAGTGCAAATATAGTCTTTAGTTGCAATACCACTAATCTCAACTGTAATTCTGACCAGCCCTTCACTGGGCATCTGAATAACTACAAGGTAGTTACAGAAGTCctcaaaaataatttcagctgTCAACAAGCGTACCTAATAGGTGCTGACAATTATGACAACAAGTTGAGGAAAATAATCTACTTACTCAACATTAATAAAGGAATCAGACATATAGTCCTCTTCTGTGTCTTCCATGCTTAGTAAAACTTCTCTTCCCTAATAATGATATATTGCGAGATTTTAGAATGCATTGCAAATATGTTCTCTTCATTTTCAAACACATGCATATTTTAACAGTTCCaaggtttattttttattatttctatgccacccttccctgagggctcacgGCGGCTTACGATGTAGTTAAgcgattaaaatattaaaacattaaattagtATTAAAATTGTTCTATCATAAAACCCCAAagactcaccaccaccaccatgggtGGAAG
It contains:
- the GPATCH11 gene encoding G patch domain-containing protein 11; protein product: MEDTEEDYMSDSFINVDQDIRPGMPMLRRVKETFKKEEKQKEVNQKNRQKSIKEQEQEQRDTALNIALGNENKGFAMLRKMGYKSGQPLGKSGEGIIEPIPLNMNKGRSGLGHEELKKRKAEEKMENYRKKLHIQKQAEIQTADLFKMRMKTKQEEMQVKRDLEKSQKACHQLDMQKGLELPREVWFWLRPSRRNDVEQQDEEEEEEEDDLSASDKLQILTEYLREHYHYCIWCGTAYEDQEDLSSNCPGATCADHE